A single region of the Anaerolineae bacterium genome encodes:
- a CDS encoding PadR family transcriptional regulator encodes MEERLPLEYAALGLLMRGPQHGYQLHQDFVRYFGPIWHCGRSQFYAALKALEVAGLATSSLEPQEGRPPRHVLHITPAGRQAFLEWLHAPVLSVRQMRVEFLSKLRL; translated from the coding sequence GTGGAGGAAAGACTGCCGCTGGAATATGCCGCGTTGGGCCTGCTGATGCGGGGGCCGCAGCACGGCTATCAGCTTCACCAGGATTTCGTGCGCTACTTCGGCCCCATCTGGCACTGCGGCCGCAGTCAGTTTTACGCCGCGCTCAAGGCGCTGGAGGTCGCCGGCCTGGCCACCTCTTCCCTGGAACCCCAGGAGGGCCGGCCTCCCCGCCATGTCCTGCATATCACGCCGGCCGGCAGGCAGGCCTTTCTGGAATGGCTCCACGCACCGGTGCTCTCCGTCCGGCAAATGCGGGTGGAATTCCTGAGCAAACTGCGCCTCT